A portion of the Mesoplasma entomophilum genome contains these proteins:
- the gltX gene encoding glutamate--tRNA ligase, with amino-acid sequence MTKFRLRYAPSPTGFLHIGNTRTALMNYLFAKHYNGDFIVRIEDTDLERNVDVAIESQFENLSWLGINADESFLKPGDSKYGKYMQSQKFERYEQLANELISQKKAYRCFCTTEELEKDYEEQVAKGITATKYSGKCAKLSELEIESNLKLNKDFSIRFLVPETILNIKDFIKGDITFDSKELGDFVILKTNKIATYNFAVVVDDFDMEISHVLRGEEHISNTPRQILIYQAFGWDTPEFGHMSLIVDSTGKKLSKRSGNALFFIEQYKNQGYLPEAMFNYISLLGWSPVGEKELLTKQELISMFDDKRFSKSPSTFDMTKMKWINSQYMKALTEEQYLEFTKKFINQNEFNTSLKTAEWLNQVLLLFKKELEFAEQINNHLSIFFKDMEISNDTFEVLRSIDESIKVIEEFKNQINGLSTWEVESIKLLIKSVSEVTNKKGKELFMPIRIAASNSEHGPSLADVIYLLGKEKVLANIAKIK; translated from the coding sequence ATGACTAAGTTTAGATTAAGATATGCACCTTCACCAACAGGGTTTTTACATATTGGAAATACAAGAACAGCTTTAATGAATTATTTATTTGCTAAACACTATAATGGAGATTTCATTGTAAGAATAGAGGACACTGATTTAGAAAGAAATGTTGATGTCGCTATTGAGTCGCAATTTGAAAATTTAAGTTGATTAGGAATAAATGCAGATGAATCTTTTTTAAAACCTGGTGATTCTAAATACGGTAAATACATGCAATCACAAAAGTTTGAAAGATATGAACAATTAGCTAATGAACTTATATCTCAAAAAAAAGCATATCGTTGTTTTTGTACAACTGAAGAGTTAGAAAAAGATTATGAAGAACAAGTTGCTAAAGGAATCACAGCAACTAAATACTCAGGCAAATGTGCAAAACTAAGTGAACTTGAAATTGAATCAAACTTGAAATTAAATAAGGATTTTTCAATAAGATTCTTAGTCCCAGAAACTATTTTAAATATCAAGGACTTTATAAAAGGTGACATTACATTTGATTCAAAAGAATTAGGTGACTTTGTTATTTTAAAAACTAATAAAATTGCAACATATAACTTTGCTGTTGTAGTTGATGATTTTGATATGGAAATTTCTCACGTTTTAAGAGGTGAAGAACATATTTCAAATACACCAAGACAAATATTAATCTATCAAGCATTTGGTTGGGATACTCCAGAATTTGGTCACATGTCATTAATTGTTGACTCAACTGGTAAAAAATTATCAAAAAGAAGTGGTAACGCTTTATTCTTTATTGAACAGTACAAAAACCAAGGTTACTTACCAGAAGCAATGTTTAACTATATTTCATTACTAGGATGATCACCAGTTGGTGAAAAAGAATTATTAACTAAGCAAGAATTAATTTCTATGTTTGACGATAAACGTTTCAGTAAATCTCCATCAACATTTGATATGACAAAAATGAAATGAATAAATTCTCAATATATGAAAGCATTAACTGAAGAGCAATATTTAGAGTTTACAAAAAAATTTATTAACCAAAATGAATTTAATACATCTTTAAAAACAGCAGAATGATTAAATCAAGTTTTATTATTATTTAAAAAAGAATTAGAATTTGCGGAACAAATTAATAACCATTTATCAATTTTCTTTAAAGATATGGAAATATCAAATGATACTTTTGAAGTTCTAAGATCAATTGATGAGAGCATAAAAGTAATCGAAGAATTTAAAAATCAAATTAATGGTTTATCTACTTGAGAAGTTGAGTCTATCAAATTATTAATTAAATCAGTTAGTGAAGTAACAAACAAAAAAGGCAAAGAACTATTCATGCCAATCAGAATTGCTGCTTCAAATTCTGAACATGGTCCTTCGTTAGCAGATGTTATTTATTTATTGGGAAAAGAAAAGGTTTTAGCAAATATTGCTAAAATCAAATAG